Genomic DNA from Scatophagus argus isolate fScaArg1 chromosome 15, fScaArg1.pri, whole genome shotgun sequence:
GCAACTGAACTGACCTGAACCTTTCAATTCTATtcacagaataaataaagaaaatcaagtTTCCTTCCTGTCAGAAtgttaaaggaagaaaaagcacTGTCTGAAATATATCTGAAATAACAAGACTGCCTTCTGTTGAAATGATTATGTTAATATTAAATGCAGCAAGCAGCGACCCCTGCACTTTTACACTGAAGGTGCAACAACTTATGCTTTCATGGCGAAATTCACCGTGTCGCCATAAAAACATTGGCTAAAAAACTGACCTGTAAACTTATAAAATGActaaatcaacacaaaacagcagactTCTTATAGTAATTAATGTATGGCTCCAACAGACTTTTTTGGATATCTTGATATGACACGCTTAGTTTTTGTACATGTAGGTGAGACATACCACAAAGGCTActtctttgaaatgttttagaTGGTACACAATCCTGTGAACCATACTGGTTTACAGTTTTCGCCATGTATGAGGTGAAATGTAGGAAGCCAAAGATATGCTAAATATGGATGCAGAGCCAGTGTGCCATGGCCAAATAAgacatcaaatcaaaaataattatcTGTCAAATGCAGGTGCAAGGCCTTGTGAGATTTCTTGAGtttgaaaaattgaaattggCACATGTAATCCAAGATGGCTGAATTtctaaacaaaaaatgaaatatattctttaagagaacaataaaaaacaaaaacaatgtttctTGCACCGAGATTCAAATGACCGTTCCAGTCGTTGCCATCCTAATTAGCAAAACTAACTGAAAATGAACGTTTTAACACTGTTACTTATCTATGAGGTGTGGCATtttaacatacagtcactacagCAGGTACAAACTGAACCTTGTTTCTCTATATCAACCCAGTTTGCATTAAACAGAGAAAGTGACGACTGCGAGGAGAAATTCAAAATTGAACTAAAGCAGTTTCATAATCCAGGTTTGACTGATTAACCTGGCTAGGCTACAGCAAAGCAGAACGGGGTGTGGAACCAAGCTAACTGCTACCTGAGGTCTTTTGACTTGAGGCTGTTGGCTCTTCCCGCGTTAAGGCTGCTGACCCTTAACTGTAAAACCTTCTCAGCTTTGGTGCCGCCTGCCACAGCGAGAAATGACGGTGCGTTACACAGGTGTGCTTTCTGAAGCGAGTAACCTTAAGTTAGCAAGTTagcttcatttaaaaaaacaaaacaaaacaaaacaaaaaaaaacattctgcaaATATGAATGTTGTTAATCGCGTAACGTCACTttaaacaaatcacagtttgaTTATTCAGCTGCCTGTCCGCTGTGGTCATGGTAACGGTGACTGCTGCCTTCACGGTGACTAGTGATGCGGGATATCGTCGAATAACCACGAAAGTACTTCCACGACCTTTTCGCGTGTGGGACTGTGCATGTGTAACTTAACAGGCCAATGCTTCTTTTGCCATGGTCTCTATCAGCCAGCCCTGTCTTCGTTGTTCATCTCTCCGGTGCTGTCAGCTGCCGTTTTGACCTGTACGTTACACTTTCCCACATGGATCATTTCAGTCGGACCCAAAACAATGGCAGTTTGCATACATGTGCAACAAGGAGTGGTTGTAAAGTCTTTAGTTCCTCCACTGCGAAACTGAAGTAACTACATTTCAAAGCCCCAGAAAAAGTTACCAGcaagagcatgtgtgtgtgtggttgttttttaaGGTACACTGGAGTGTTTGTACCAGCTGAGAGattggatttatttattgatatgaTAAAATTGTCACAACTGCACTGTCCTCCCCTGACATCATTAGCACAGTATCTCTTGTGAGCTACGCAGATAGGCTAGGGGTTGCAAATGTTGTGCAATTCATGGTGCATTCAGTGACTGCAATCCATTCTTATAAATTTTCTACAAACCAGACCACGAGATACTTATCAAATAGCACTGACTAAAtatatgttgtgtttacatattGCTGAAAATCCTTtgcagcatttaaaaaatatatgtttgtaTTATTTCTGATACTGATGCACGGCTTGCAAGTCgagacagttttatttatatagtccAATATTACATTTCGCAATTTGCCTCAAGGGGCTGTACAATCTATACAGAATAAGGCGCTCTGCTTCCATCTGGAGAGAggctaaaatgtaaaaacagaaaagaagaggcATAGGAGAGGCAGGGATGAGAAACAAGGCAAGATGCTAGGGAGAGAGGTAGATGCTGAATCTCCAGGGCGACGATGATCCAGATCCAAAGCTCTGGATGAAGCAGCGAGAGGTCCCAGGACAGCTGATGGTCCAAGGTGGTCATTGTTCCTATAAGAGGTAACAGTGTATCATAATGCAGTCCGTTATTATAATCATATTTCAGTCTACATAAGACTATTAAATAAGAAAGGTTAATTATTGAATGAATCCTCTATGGACATTCATACAAATACTGGACACATGTATTTAAATAACTGAttataactttttattttgtctttcacaaCTGAAGCTCTGTGCAGTTTACAGTACAGCCAGTGTTCTTAGTGCTGCTACCGACATCCACAGCTCTCCACCACCATGTCCTTGTACTGCTTATAGACCACATTGTTGCCTGAGTCGATGTAGAGGATGCTGATGGGACTGAGCTTGGAGGGGACGCAGCAGCTAGGTGGACTGATATCTGGGTCCATGGAGTTCATGAGGGTCTGGATGACGGCATGGTTTGTGGGCTCCAGGTGGGAGCGCAGCGGGAAGTCACACACCCCATCGCAGTGATATGCCTCATAGTCCAGAGGGGCAATGATCCAGTCGTCCCAGCCCAGACCTTTAAAGTTCACATGGAGGGGTTTACGGCTGCAGCGGATCCCCCTATGTCCAGTTTTCCTTTCAGTCCCTGCCACTGCCGATCCTCCTCCTGTCCCACTGAATGACCGTTTGGACAAGGCTTTTTTGTGGTGCAGCCAgtgcatcttttcatcttttggAATAGCTTTGAGTGGTGTAGGGAGCCTCTTGTGCATCATATCTCTGAACAGACCGTCAGTGGTGTCAGCATGTGAGAAAGCCACCAGCAAAGCTCTCTCCTGTGGTAGTCGTGTGTGGCGATCCAGCCCCAGGAGCAGCGGGTCAGCCACCTCGTTGGTCAGTTGAGACAAAGCCAGGAGGTGGAAGCAGGCCTGTGTTGATTCTGTGGGATTCGTCTGATGGGCCTTCATGTTTGTCCAGACATCAAACACTTCCCACCTGGGGAGACTACCATCCAGAACCTCTATAGTGCGGGAGTCTAAGAGCTGTCTATCAGAAGCACCCTCAGCAGAACAGGAGTACAGACGGATGTTGTAAAGGTTTCCTCCGGTTGTTAGGATGGACAGAACGTCGACTGCAGGATTCCTTAGTATTCTGAGCTCTGCCTCCACCAGCTTATCCATCCTGGGCCAACTGGACAAGTCGAAGATGTAACGCTGACCGTTGTCCCAGGATGACAGATCTGTCGAGGAAGAGGGAAGCAGGGAGATCAGGGCCAGAAATACAGGATGTATGAATCCAAATATCCCCCCAAGGCACTCTGAAGTCTATAAACgttactgtttttctgttttccctcacAGTTATGCCATTCCCTCATGTTAATTCATTCACTTGAGTGCACAGAAAATTTATTCTCCCAAAATTATGTGTTCCAAACgtcc
This window encodes:
- the gdf7 gene encoding growth/differentiation factor 6-A encodes the protein MDRAVVWFVFCLALCVGMESAGAPQSGPLTRSDTSLWRNDRPVNDSVVLHDYMVFLYRALSKLQRRHDSRGFANTVTSFVDQGKDLSSWDNGQRYIFDLSSWPRMDKLVEAELRILRNPAVDVLSILTTGGNLYNIRLYSCSAEGASDRQLLDSRTIEVLDGSLPRWEVFDVWTNMKAHQTNPTESTQACFHLLALSQLTNEVADPLLLGLDRHTRLPQERALLVAFSHADTTDGLFRDMMHKRLPTPLKAIPKDEKMHWLHHKKALSKRSFSGTGGGSAVAGTERKTGHRGIRCSRKPLHVNFKGLGWDDWIIAPLDYEAYHCDGVCDFPLRSHLEPTNHAVIQTLMNSMDPDISPPSCCVPSKLSPISILYIDSGNNVVYKQYKDMVVESCGCR